Below is a genomic region from Eupeodes corollae chromosome 1, idEupCoro1.1, whole genome shotgun sequence.
agttttcgCTCTTCATAAACTTCAACAGATTTAGTTTTTGTGCTTTTCTCGCCCTTTCCTTCAATAAGTTCCAAAAACTGTTGTTccaatattttttctgtttccGCTGGTGCTTCATTTGTGTGTttcctttttgttgtttcaGTCCAATCTTCCTTTGAattgtctttattttgtttgctggCAGTTGCACTTGATTGACAACAAGGATGTAGTTTTATATATGGTTTAACGAAATCCACATGAGgtgacaaataatattttttctttgggtCGGCATTTATACTTGTCCTGACATGCTGTGAATATGCTTGTCGAATATATCGCCAACGCCTATTGCATCTTTCttctaaaataagttaaaaaaaaataaaggatgagagtaacatttaatttgtgttaaattttttaatggcAAACTTGATtatgaaacaattttgtgcggCTTTCCTTTACGGCATCACGAGTATActctttgtttttgttccaGTTAGGTGAGGATTTCAATAaaacatgtttaaaatattaaggtgGGGAAACACCAcacagatttttgtttgtatttttcggacttaacccaaCTAACACaagttttttcaattattatgattttgtatatacctaagtacatttttttacattttaatactAGATTACTTACAATCTTATCAACCCctatttaaaacacaatttctgaaaatgtatgaataatcttttaattattttttgttatattgtgaagctttgtaacttaaatatttttaattttcacaattttataaGTATAGGTACTCTTTCTGTGAAttggaatataataataaataaatctaaatctaatgcgaaaaacttaaatttgaaaattaattaataatagaaatgtgtACATAAATGTTTTTCCCACAGTTGCTATAATTATATCCTTGCACATGtccatcaaatgaaaaaaaactcttgTGAATATTCGTTCTGCGGTAAAGGAGAGTTGAGtcatatttagatttttattatgcaaaccaaaaaattaaaattactgagTTATTTATTatggtataataaaaaaaaataaaacaatttaaaaaaatcttcacttggtataaaataatgtttgagCCAATGTACCTGTGCCGTTGACAGCCTTTGCAATTTGCTTCCAAGCTTCAACTTTAATGTGATTGTTTGTATAATTTGGTGAATCGTGTTTCCATAAACACTCatgtttttcaatcaatttaagaaactttatatttgttttgagaTCTTCGTGTTTATccaatgaattattttttgttgtagacATTTTAATATAGAAACAGGAAATCGTAAAAATAACAAgcactcaaaaacaaaatgatacaAATGCTGCTTGCTGCCGCTTGTCGTAGCCGTTggagtaaaaagtaaaaacagaaTTACACAATCAACATGAGTTGCACATGGAGATAAAGTGTACCACTCTACACTCTACTCACACGGAATACTGACACCAGTGAGAGCGCAGAAGAAATTTTCACTccaacattgtttgtaaaataaaccGTCCAGGTATATTATACTCCGTTTGACAAGCCCGTGACTAAGAGAGAGATAGTGCAGGTATGGTTTTTGGTATGAATTAAAACAGTTTGATGTTGTTTGATGAAATGCTTACAACTTAATTCAACCTAAATTTGTGTGTATTTTGGTATAGCGGTGACAATGACTCAAACTTCATTAGGTACGTAGTGGTATGGTATACGTAGTTACTCAGTCGTTTACCTCTTTGCATGGTGGTTTAACATTGAAATGGATTTTTTGAGAAGCATGAACGAGTGGTTTGCTGAACAGTGGTGATCTTTAGATAAGATACTATATCTTATAAAACTTGGCTCTATATTCTTCTATTATTAAGAATTTAGTAACTACctaatatatgtacctacatacatatatcgatTTATTACAAGAGTAGAAAGTTCCTGTAAAGGGTTAGATGAACACGTACTTGGATATCTTCTTACTTAAATTCGTATTCATTTTAGTTTcagcattacaaaaaaaaaaacagtttgaagaatatttttaagttaattaattcTTTAATGGGTTAATCGTATACTGCATGGAAATGTTAAATccgcaaagaaaaaaaatacagtatCATTTATATCATTTATATACCTAATGCTTGATATAAATTGTCAATTgtgatcaaaaattatttcctaaaacttaaaaaatatgaaatttaataagaaatatattagtctcttttttacattctttttattaaacctataatgaaacttaatttaaagaaaaattatttatttctcttcTTAGCAACTACTATTTGTCCCATCGATGTCTCTGTCATCCAAAACATCATCCACCAGACACATTATTTCGCGTCTAAAACGGCGGTTTTGCTGAGTATTCATATCATCAATGAAAGGAATCAAACTCTCAAAAAACTTTCTGTTGGCttcaattaaacttaaattcgGAAGATCgttctttactttttctttggGATCTATTGTTTCATTTTCTTCGTTTGAATCAGTTTCTCTTTTGCGTTTATTGGGGGAGGGAGAGTTTGATAACTCTATTGATATGACTTCGAATTTTTggtcttcttcatcatcatcttcatcctccattttaattatttcaaatagaACTTTTTCGGCGTTATCTAAGGGCTTAACATCTTCATCAGAATCTAGAGGTTCTTCTTTGATTTCGATATCCGTTGTAGAGGTACGTGAATCATCTGCATCActggtatattttttattgttactGCTACCGCCTTCGCCACCGCTGTCAGCATTGTTGATTTGACAACCTAGTTTTAGATGAGGCCGAACAAATTCGAGGGAGCTCGACATGTAATATTCGCTTTTTTGAAATGTTCCATTTGCATTTATTCTAAATGACCTGGCATACGCTCTTCGAATCTTTTGCCAGTGTATAAGGCACGTCTTAGCTAAAAatacaagaacaaaataattaatttttgaaaatgttttagaaaaacttaaaaaaccaCACCATGCAAAcgcatgtatgtatattgtggGAAACTAGAGTGTAGCAATACAAATTACATTTTCTCTCAACATCACCGATCAACCCCTTCACTCTCACTTTTATGAGTGAGAGTTGTTGAACAAACAAGGGGAGTTATGTATCTAACAGAAAAAATgccaacaaatttataaattttgaaaataaagcatCAAATCTTTTCTGCTATTTTTTCTATCACAAATTAATA
It encodes:
- the LOC129941065 gene encoding uncharacterized protein LOC129941065 — its product is MSTTKNNSLDKHEDLKTNIKFLKLIEKHECLWKHDSPNYTNNHIKVEAWKQIAKAVNGTEERCNRRWRYIRQAYSQHVRTSINADPKKKYYLSPHVDFVKPYIKLHPCCQSSATASKQNKDNSKEDWTETTKRKHTNEAPAETEKILEQQFLELIEGKGEKSTKTKSVEVYEERKLKPSTSSCSLKRKIDIQDTESRSKHVRTTEVESVVSKNWMFLESILPFVDEMSKKQIRRFRKKVMLLLEDVLEKKSIDRPELVK
- the LOC129939656 gene encoding uncharacterized protein LOC129939656 encodes the protein MPSFITSEMEKANKKFIELVKKYPCIWNRDSENYNHKPQMDEAWHEISKEMGDTPKTCLIHWQKIRRAYARSFRINANGTFQKSEYYMSSSLEFVRPHLKLGCQINNADSGGEGGSSNNKKYTSDADDSRTSTTDIEIKEEPLDSDEDVKPLDNAEKVLFEIIKMEDEDDDEEDQKFEVISIELSNSPSPNKRKRETDSNEENETIDPKEKVKNDLPNLSLIEANRKFFESLIPFIDDMNTQQNRRFRREIMCLVDDVLDDRDIDGTNSSC